The DNA segment TGACCCAGTGGAAGCCGTCCAGCGTGCCGATCTTCGCCTCTTTCGGAACCGTCCCCAGCACCCGCGGGTTGATGTCCCAGCCGGTCGTGGTGAGGATGATCTTGGCGGATCCGTTCGCCAGGTTCTTCATCGTCTCGCTGGTGCTCGACGGGTAGAGCGTGATCTGCGCGTCCAGGTCCTTGAGGAACTGCCAGGTCTTCGACCAGCCGTTCTCCGGGTCCTTCGGGTCGCTGTCGCCGAGCAGGTAGGGCAGGCCCATCAGGAAGGTGCGCCCGGGGCCGGAGTTGGACGGGCGGGCGTACTGGACCGCGCCCGGGTTCGCCTTCGCGTAGTCGAGCAGTTCCTGCGCGGTCTTCGGCGGGTTCGGCACGTTCTTCGGCAGGTACTCGATCAGCGGCCCGGACGGGTAGTAGGTGACGGTGACGCCGTTGTCGCCGGCGAGCTTCTGCATCGCGGCGGCGCCCGGCAGGTAGGCGGCCATGCCGGTGAGCCGGTCGGCGTGGCTGGACACCAGCGGCAGCCACAGTCCCTGGTCGATGCCGCCGGCCAGGCCGTCGACACCGGTCAGGACCAGGTCGATGTCGACGCGGCCGGCGTCCTGCTGCGCCTTGATCTTGCCGACCAGCTCGGGGGCGGTGGCCTTGGTATAGGTGACCTTCTCGATGACGTCGCTGTTCTTCGCCACGAAGTCGTCGATCATGCCCTGGGTGAGCTGGAGGTTGCCGGCGACGTCCAGGACGTTGAGGGTGACCGGCTT comes from the Actinoplanes sp. OR16 genome and includes:
- a CDS encoding ABC transporter substrate-binding protein — protein: MKGKIGIAVLALALAACSPPESNSGTTSTDGPVPDKPSKPVTLNVLDVAGNLQLTQGMIDDFVAKNSDVIEKVTYTKATAPELVGKIKAQQDAGRVDIDLVLTGVDGLAGGIDQGLWLPLVSSHADRLTGMAAYLPGAAAMQKLAGDNGVTVTYYPSGPLIEYLPKNVPNPPKTAQELLDYAKANPGAVQYARPSNSGPGRTFLMGLPYLLGDSDPKDPENGWSKTWQFLKDLDAQITLYPSSTSETMKNLANGSAKIILTTTGWDINPRVLGTVPKEAKIGTLDGFHWVTDAHYAVVPKGVSTDKQAAVLSLLQWMLTPEQQAKAYDKGYFYPGPAIKDVPLTMAPQESQQAIFEYGRPEYTDLILNNPLEVPLDAKALVAAFDRWDREVGGAKVKK